The following proteins are encoded in a genomic region of Salvelinus namaycush isolate Seneca chromosome 12, SaNama_1.0, whole genome shotgun sequence:
- the uprt gene encoding uracil phosphoribosyltransferase homolog has product METYFESGIGTEIKMPCQNQQLNNNDRQEHAAMSSTKQVRFASCGNSVLTESNRDAEVAETCENVFNSELQRQIGSQLKLLPLNDQIRELQTIIRDKSTSRGDFVFCADRLIRLVVEEGLNQLPYSECTVTTPTGHKYDGVKFEKGNCGVSIMRSGEAMEQGLRDCCRSIRIGKILIQSDEDTQKAKVYYAKFPPDISRRKVLLMYPILSTGNTVIEAVRVLTEHGLQPKHIILLSLFSTPHGAKSIIQEFPEITILTTEVHPVAPTHFGQRYFGTD; this is encoded by the exons ATGGAAACGTATTTTGAGAGCGGAATTGGTACGGAAATCAAAATGCCTTGTCAAAATCAGCAGCTGAACAACAATGACAGACAAGAACACGCGGCAATGAGCAGCACCAAGCAGGTTCGGTTTGCTAGCTGCGGAAACAGCGTTCTGACAGAGTCGAATAGAGATGCAGAAGTCGCCGAAACGTGTGAAAATGTATTCAACAGTGAACTACAGAGGCAGATCGGATCGCAATTAAAACTGCTTCCTTTGAATGACCAAATACGAGAATTACAGACCATCATTAGAGACAA GTCTACTAGCAGGGGAGATTTTGTATTTTGTGCTGATAGATTG ATCAGACTAGTGGTTGAAGAGGGACTCAATCAGCTGCCATACAGCGAGTGTACAGTGACCACTCCTACAG GGCATAAATATGATGGTGTCAAGTTTGAAAAAGGCAACTGCGGTGTCAGCATTATGAGAAGTG GCGAGGCCATGGAGCAGGGCCTCAGAGACTGCTGCCGGTCCATCCGTATCGGTAAGATCCTAATCCAGAGTGACGAGGACACCCAGAAGGCCAAAGTCTACTATGCAAAGTTCCCCCCAGACATCAGCAGGAGGAAAGTCCTCCTCATGTACCCCATTCTCA GTACAGGTAACACAGTGATTGAGGCTGTGAGAGTTCTGACTGAACATGGTCTTCAGCCCAAACATATTATCCTCCTGAGTCTCTTCTCCACCCCTCACG GTGCCAAATCCATAATTCAAGAGTTCCCAGAAATCACCATATTGACCACCGAGGTGCACCCTGTGGCTCCCACACACTTTGGTCAGAGGTACTTTGGGACAGACTAG